In Streptomyces sp. NBC_01408, one DNA window encodes the following:
- the nudC gene encoding NAD(+) diphosphatase → MEVPVSTETERPLSLAAPSGIDRAAHHRLDEAWLAAAWSHPTTRVFVVSGGQVLIDDTPDGGTAIVMTPAFEAPVTETHRYFLGSDEDGVRYFALQKDSLPGRMDQSARPAGLREAGLLLPPRDAGLMVHAVALENWQRMHRFCSRCGERTVVAAAGHIRRCPGCGAEHYPRTDPAVIMLVTDEHDRALLGRQVHWPEGRFSTLAGFVEPGESIEQSVIREVWEEAGVKVGEVEYVASQPWPFPYSLMLGFTARATSSEITVDGEEIQEARWFSRDDLRTAIETGEVLAPSGISIAARLVELWYGKPLPRPTA, encoded by the coding sequence TTGGAAGTACCTGTGAGCACCGAAACCGAGCGCCCTCTCTCGCTCGCCGCGCCCAGCGGAATCGACCGCGCCGCGCACCACCGCCTCGACGAGGCGTGGCTCGCCGCCGCCTGGAGCCACCCGACGACCCGTGTCTTCGTCGTCTCCGGCGGCCAGGTCCTGATCGACGACACCCCCGACGGCGGCACCGCCATCGTGATGACCCCCGCCTTCGAGGCCCCGGTCACCGAGACGCACCGCTACTTCCTGGGCAGCGACGAGGACGGCGTACGGTACTTCGCGCTCCAGAAGGACTCGCTGCCGGGCCGGATGGACCAGTCGGCCCGCCCGGCCGGCCTGCGCGAGGCCGGGCTGCTGCTGCCCCCGCGCGACGCCGGGCTGATGGTGCACGCCGTGGCGCTGGAGAACTGGCAGCGGATGCACCGCTTCTGCTCCCGCTGCGGCGAGCGCACGGTGGTCGCGGCCGCCGGGCACATCCGCCGCTGCCCGGGCTGCGGGGCCGAGCACTACCCGCGCACCGACCCGGCCGTGATCATGCTGGTCACCGACGAGCACGACCGCGCGCTGCTGGGCCGCCAGGTGCACTGGCCGGAGGGCCGCTTCTCGACGCTGGCCGGGTTCGTGGAGCCCGGTGAGTCGATCGAGCAGTCCGTCATCCGCGAGGTGTGGGAGGAGGCGGGCGTCAAGGTCGGCGAGGTCGAGTACGTGGCCAGCCAGCCCTGGCCGTTCCCGTACAGCCTGATGCTGGGCTTCACCGCCCGCGCCACCTCCTCCGAGATCACGGTGGACGGCGAGGAGATCCAGGAGGCCCGCTGGTTCTCCCGCGACGACCTGCGCACGGCGATCGAGACGGGCGAGGTGCTGGCGCCCTCGGGCATCTCCATCGCGGCCCGGCTGGTCGAGCTCTGGTACGGCAAGCCGCT
- a CDS encoding UvrD-helicase domain-containing protein, with protein MSARPSVLTDPEQLKELLGIPFTPEQMACVTAPPAPQVVVAGAGSGKTTVMAARVVWLVGTGAVAPEQVLGLTFTNKAAGELAERVRKALARAGISDPDPSPAEADAAGGEPRISTYHAFAGQLLTDHGMRIGLEPSSRLLADATRFQLAAKVLREAPGPYPSLTKSVPDLVSDLLALDAELSEHLVEPAALRAHDTGLLHTLSGTKLTNEDLRKVPEAVRGRLELLELVSRYRAAKRSRDLLDFSDQIALSAQLATTRPEVGALLREEFRVVLLDEYQDTSVAQRLLLSGLFGAGSGHAVTAVGDPCQAIYGWRGASVANLDDFPEHFPHADGTPATRLSLSENRRSGGRLLDLANGLAAPLRAMHEGVEALRPAPGAEGAGSVRCALLPTHAEELEWLADSVAHLVRTGTEPREIAVLCRSAGDFARIQAVLVARDVPVEVVGLSGLLHLPEVADLVAVCEVLQDPGANASLVRLLIGPRWRIGARDLALLGRRARLLIGRSPADAADADERLAAAVEGVDPAEIVSLADALETFLDGAGQSPDDLPFSAEARVRFAHLAQELRDLRRSLADPLMDVLHRVLSATGLEVELSASPHALAARRRETLSNFMGVAAGFAALDGEASLLAFLAFLRTAAQYEKGLDHALPGGENTVKVLTAHKSKGLEWDVVVVPDLCAGAFPKEKPPEAWTSYAKVLPYALRGDAPTLPGDPAWTSAGLKSFKAALKDHKETEELRLGYVTFTRPRSLLLASGHWWGPTQKKRRGPSAFLTALYEHCAAGYGEIEAWAEEPEPDAENPALSEDATADRSWPLPLDPGSLTLRRAAAALVESYLATAQPEPAEPPAQDEAYLWPPDCEDPSYEDEPWPDPDPDPGPPAPTPASQSADDQWQEPALRSGPAHPAPGADDLWPEADVWAAGPTPDGFRGEAPAPGRGSALPASGADDLWAAGPTPDGFRGGAPVPGRGGVGEEPAPYGPADPLDDDLWPEADLWAPAGRGEGAAVPPPGAAGPARAEELRPEADAGAAAATPGGPGTGAAPPHGPARRTPLTPEEARAIASWDRDLEALEGELRRARAAVRDVELPAALSASQLMRLAADEQGFVRDLARPMPRPPQPAARQGTRFHAWVESRFDELPLPLLDVLDPATELPGSDQEIADEADLDSLKAAFERSPYAERTPYRMEAPVQLTLAGRVIRGRIDAVYRDQDGSYEIVDWKTGRTTEADPLQLAVYRLAWSEATGTPLEQVGAAFLHVRSGRVIRPRDLPDRARLERILQGKSDTGRAHRTDG; from the coding sequence GTGTCCGCGCGTCCGTCCGTCCTCACCGACCCCGAGCAGCTCAAGGAGCTCCTCGGCATCCCCTTCACGCCCGAACAGATGGCCTGCGTCACCGCCCCGCCCGCTCCGCAGGTCGTCGTCGCCGGCGCCGGATCCGGCAAGACCACCGTCATGGCCGCCCGCGTGGTCTGGCTGGTGGGGACCGGCGCGGTCGCGCCCGAACAGGTCCTCGGTCTGACCTTCACCAACAAGGCCGCCGGGGAGCTCGCCGAGCGCGTGCGCAAGGCCCTCGCGCGGGCCGGGATCAGCGACCCGGACCCCTCCCCGGCCGAGGCCGACGCGGCCGGCGGCGAGCCGCGGATCTCCACGTACCACGCCTTCGCCGGCCAGCTCCTGACGGACCACGGCATGCGCATCGGGCTGGAGCCCAGCTCCCGCCTCCTCGCCGACGCCACCCGCTTCCAGCTCGCCGCGAAGGTGCTGCGCGAGGCCCCCGGCCCCTACCCGTCGCTCACCAAGTCCGTCCCCGACCTGGTCAGCGACCTGCTCGCGCTCGACGCGGAGCTCTCCGAGCACCTCGTCGAACCGGCCGCGCTGCGCGCCCACGACACCGGGCTGCTGCACACCCTCTCCGGCACCAAGCTCACCAACGAGGACCTGCGCAAGGTCCCCGAAGCCGTGCGCGGCCGCCTCGAACTGCTGGAGCTCGTCAGCCGCTACCGCGCCGCCAAACGCTCCCGCGACCTCCTCGACTTCAGCGACCAGATAGCCCTCTCCGCGCAGCTCGCCACCACCCGGCCCGAGGTGGGGGCGCTGCTGCGCGAGGAGTTCCGGGTGGTCCTGCTCGACGAGTACCAGGACACCTCGGTCGCGCAGCGACTGCTGCTGTCCGGGCTCTTCGGCGCGGGCAGCGGACACGCCGTGACCGCCGTCGGCGACCCCTGCCAGGCCATCTACGGCTGGCGCGGCGCCTCCGTGGCCAACCTCGACGACTTCCCCGAGCACTTCCCGCACGCCGACGGCACCCCGGCCACCCGCCTGTCGCTCAGCGAGAACCGGCGCAGCGGCGGCCGCCTCCTGGACCTGGCCAACGGACTCGCCGCCCCGCTGCGCGCCATGCACGAAGGGGTGGAGGCGCTGCGCCCGGCGCCCGGCGCGGAGGGCGCCGGCTCGGTACGGTGCGCCCTGCTCCCGACGCACGCCGAAGAGCTGGAGTGGCTCGCCGACTCGGTCGCCCACCTGGTCCGCACCGGGACGGAGCCGCGGGAGATCGCCGTTCTGTGCCGGTCCGCCGGGGACTTCGCGCGGATCCAGGCCGTGCTGGTGGCCCGGGACGTACCGGTGGAGGTCGTCGGCCTGTCCGGGCTGCTGCACCTGCCGGAGGTCGCGGACCTCGTCGCCGTCTGCGAGGTCCTCCAGGACCCCGGGGCCAACGCCTCCCTCGTCCGCCTCCTCATCGGCCCGCGCTGGCGGATCGGCGCCCGCGACCTGGCCCTGCTGGGCCGCCGGGCCCGGCTCCTGATCGGCCGTTCCCCGGCCGACGCGGCGGACGCCGACGAACGGCTCGCCGCGGCCGTCGAAGGGGTGGACCCGGCGGAGATCGTGTCCCTGGCCGACGCCCTGGAGACCTTCCTCGACGGCGCCGGACAGTCCCCGGACGACCTGCCCTTCTCCGCGGAGGCCCGGGTCCGCTTCGCGCACCTCGCCCAGGAGCTGCGCGACCTGCGCCGCTCGCTGGCCGATCCGCTGATGGACGTGCTGCACCGGGTGCTGTCCGCCACCGGCCTGGAAGTGGAACTGTCCGCCTCCCCGCACGCGCTGGCCGCCCGCCGCCGCGAGACCCTGTCGAACTTCATGGGCGTGGCGGCCGGTTTCGCCGCACTGGACGGCGAGGCCTCGCTGCTGGCCTTCCTGGCCTTCCTGCGCACGGCCGCCCAGTACGAGAAGGGGCTGGACCACGCCCTGCCCGGCGGGGAGAACACGGTCAAGGTCCTGACGGCCCACAAGTCCAAGGGCCTGGAGTGGGACGTGGTCGTCGTGCCCGACCTGTGCGCGGGGGCCTTCCCGAAGGAGAAGCCGCCGGAGGCCTGGACCTCGTACGCGAAGGTGCTCCCGTACGCCCTGCGCGGCGACGCGCCCACCCTCCCGGGGGACCCGGCCTGGACCTCGGCCGGCCTGAAGTCGTTCAAGGCTGCCCTGAAGGACCACAAGGAGACGGAGGAACTCCGCCTCGGGTACGTGACCTTCACCCGGCCGCGTTCCCTGCTGCTGGCCTCGGGCCACTGGTGGGGCCCGACCCAGAAGAAGCGCCGCGGCCCGTCCGCCTTCCTGACCGCCCTGTACGAGCACTGCGCGGCCGGGTACGGCGAGATCGAGGCCTGGGCCGAGGAGCCCGAGCCGGACGCGGAGAACCCGGCCCTGTCCGAGGACGCCACGGCCGACCGGTCCTGGCCGCTGCCCCTGGACCCCGGCTCGCTCACCCTGCGCCGCGCGGCTGCGGCCCTGGTGGAGTCCTACCTGGCGACCGCGCAGCCGGAGCCGGCCGAGCCCCCGGCACAGGACGAGGCCTACCTCTGGCCCCCGGACTGCGAGGACCCGTCCTACGAGGACGAACCCTGGCCGGACCCCGACCCCGACCCCGGCCCCCCGGCCCCCACCCCGGCCTCGCAGTCCGCCGACGACCAGTGGCAGGAGCCCGCGCTCCGGTCCGGGCCCGCACACCCCGCCCCCGGCGCCGACGACCTGTGGCCGGAGGCCGACGTGTGGGCCGCAGGCCCCACCCCCGACGGGTTCCGGGGCGAAGCCCCGGCTCCGGGCCGGGGCTCGGCCCTGCCCGCCTCCGGCGCCGACGATCTGTGGGCCGCAGGCCCCACCCCCGACGGGTTCCGGGGCGGAGCCCCGGTTCCGGGAAGGGGCGGGGTGGGGGAAGAGCCCGCCCCGTACGGCCCCGCCGACCCGCTGGACGACGACCTCTGGCCGGAGGCCGACCTCTGGGCCCCCGCCGGCCGCGGCGAAGGCGCAGCCGTGCCCCCGCCCGGGGCAGCAGGCCCCGCGCGCGCCGAGGAGCTGCGGCCGGAGGCCGACGCAGGGGCCGCGGCCGCGACCCCCGGCGGGCCCGGCACGGGCGCAGCCCCACCGCACGGCCCCGCCCGCCGAACCCCCCTCACCCCCGAGGAGGCCCGGGCCATCGCCTCCTGGGACCGGGACCTCGAAGCCCTCGAAGGCGAGCTCCGCCGTGCCCGCGCGGCCGTGCGCGACGTCGAACTGCCCGCCGCCCTCTCCGCCAGCCAGCTGATGCGGCTCGCCGCCGACGAGCAGGGCTTCGTCCGCGACCTCGCCCGCCCCATGCCCAGGCCGCCCCAGCCCGCGGCGCGCCAGGGCACCCGCTTCCACGCCTGGGTGGAGTCCCGCTTCGACGAGCTGCCGCTCCCGCTCCTCGACGTCCTGGACCCCGCCACCGAACTGCCCGGCTCCGACCAGGAGATCGCCGACGAGGCCGACCTGGACTCCCTCAAGGCGGCCTTCGAGCGCAGCCCGTACGCCGAGCGGACCCCGTACCGCATGGAGGCCCCCGTCCAGCTGACCCTCGCCGGCCGCGTCATCCGGGGCCGGATCGACGCGGTGTACCGCGACCAGGACGGCTCGTACGAGATCGTCGACTGGAAGACCGGCCGTACCACCGAGGCCGACCCCCTCCAGCTCGCCGTCTACCGGCTGGCCTGGTCGGAGGCCACCGGCACGCCCCTGGAGCAGGTCGGCGCGGCCTTCCTGCACGTCCGCAGCGGGCGCGTCATCCGCCCCCGCGACCTGCCCGACCGGGCCCGTCTTGAGCGGATCCTCCAAGGCAAATCGGACACCGGACGTGCCCATCGGACGGACGGCTAG
- a CDS encoding ATP-dependent DNA helicase, which produces MTSPSDRSARRTRVPDAYRLVRTGPERVDPPVLDAAQRAVVDHTAGPLLVLAGPGTGKTTTLVEAVAARVEAGTDPARILILTFSRKAAVELRDRAALRLGGARAPQATTFHSFCYGLVRAHQDTDLFADPLRLLSGPEQDVMVRTLLEGQRRIRSIRWPDDLRAALTTRGFADEVRAVLARARELGLGPSALDSFATRIGRPDWKAAAAFLSEYLDVLDLQGTLDYAELVHRAVLLGERTPELSAAYDAIFVDEYQDTDASQLRLLRALTGPGGTLVAFGDPDQSIYAFRGADINNILDFETSFPGAKVKALTVGRRSGAALLAATRLLTARMPVPRLPSAAVRAHRDLKATRDGGRVEAFTYPTAGAELDNIADVLRRAHLEDGVPWQDMAVLVRAGGRTLPAMRRALIAAGVPAETDGTDTPLRHEPAVSPLLTALRITALGSAAGAAPATPEAALSAVGDGAGSAPATGLPEPGSAVPAAAGAGAGLFAVGDVEGELAREFGVGGRETSPGPAEPEPEADAAQAGADTAEPAAGDPAEPAADAAQAGADTAEPAAGDPAGEGWIGVDACLELLASPLGGMDAADLRRLGRALRDEERAAGVKVPAPSDVLLARALAEPERLTAHDPAYARGAQRLGLLLRKTRELLQGGGTAEEALWTLWDGTPWPQRLERGARRGGAAGRNADRDLDAVCALFDTAARAEDRTGGRGALNFLEQLEAEDIAADTLTTRATRSDAVRLMTAHRSKGLEWSLVVVAGVQEGLWPDLRRRGSLLEADRIGRDGLAEPLTPGALLAEERRLFYVAATRARDRLVVTAVKAPADDGDQPSRFLTELGVPPRDVTGRPRRPLAVPALVAELRATTVDPDASPALRDAAARRLARLAALTDDEDRPMVPAAHPQRWWGLYEPTRSSVPLRDRDRPVALSGSALDQLANTCSLQWFLGREVKADTPSTAAQGFGNVVHVLADEVASGRTPADLAVLMERLDSVWDALAFDAPWKSAQEKENARAALERFLRWHTTDRGGREAVATEHEFDVTLEAGDVAVRIRGSMDRVEADPQGRAYVVDFKTGKASPTKDEVARHPQLAVYQLAVREGAVDEVFDGVRPAPGGAELVQLRQGAPKKEGGEEVPRIQAQQPLDGQWVGDLLATAAGRVLDERFAPAAGRHCDHCSFRSSCSARPEGRQTVE; this is translated from the coding sequence ATCACCTCTCCCTCCGACCGCTCCGCGCGGCGTACGCGGGTCCCGGACGCGTACCGCCTCGTACGCACCGGGCCGGAACGGGTGGATCCCCCTGTGCTGGACGCAGCGCAGCGGGCGGTGGTTGATCACACCGCCGGACCTCTGCTGGTCCTCGCCGGACCGGGCACCGGGAAGACGACCACCTTGGTCGAAGCCGTCGCCGCCCGGGTCGAAGCGGGCACGGACCCCGCCCGGATCCTCATCCTCACCTTCAGCCGCAAGGCGGCGGTGGAACTGCGCGACCGTGCCGCCCTGCGCCTCGGCGGCGCGCGGGCTCCGCAGGCCACCACCTTCCACTCCTTCTGCTACGGCCTGGTCCGCGCCCACCAGGACACCGACCTGTTCGCGGACCCGCTGCGGCTGCTGTCCGGACCCGAGCAGGACGTGATGGTCCGCACCCTGCTGGAGGGCCAGCGCCGGATCCGCTCCATCCGCTGGCCGGACGACCTGCGCGCGGCCCTGACCACCCGCGGCTTCGCGGACGAGGTCCGCGCCGTCCTGGCCCGGGCCCGCGAGCTGGGCCTCGGCCCTTCGGCACTCGACTCCTTCGCGACCCGGATCGGCCGCCCGGACTGGAAGGCGGCGGCGGCCTTCCTCTCCGAGTACCTCGACGTCCTGGACCTCCAGGGCACGCTGGACTACGCCGAACTCGTCCACCGCGCGGTGCTGCTCGGGGAACGCACCCCGGAGCTGTCCGCCGCCTACGACGCGATCTTCGTGGACGAGTACCAGGACACGGACGCCTCCCAGCTGCGGCTGCTGCGCGCGCTGACCGGGCCGGGCGGCACGCTGGTCGCCTTCGGCGACCCGGACCAGTCGATCTACGCCTTCCGCGGCGCCGACATCAACAACATCCTGGACTTCGAGACCTCCTTCCCCGGTGCGAAGGTCAAGGCGCTGACCGTGGGCCGCCGCTCGGGCGCGGCCCTGCTGGCCGCCACCCGCCTCCTCACGGCCCGCATGCCGGTCCCGCGGCTGCCGTCCGCCGCCGTACGGGCCCACCGCGACCTCAAGGCCACGCGGGACGGCGGCCGGGTGGAGGCGTTCACCTACCCCACGGCCGGAGCCGAGCTCGACAACATCGCCGACGTACTGCGGCGGGCGCACCTGGAGGACGGCGTGCCCTGGCAGGACATGGCCGTCCTGGTCCGCGCCGGCGGCCGCACCCTCCCGGCGATGCGCCGCGCCCTCATCGCGGCGGGCGTCCCGGCCGAGACGGACGGCACGGACACCCCCCTCCGCCACGAACCGGCCGTCTCCCCCCTCCTGACAGCCCTCCGCATCACCGCCCTCGGCTCCGCCGCGGGCGCCGCCCCAGCGACGCCAGAGGCAGCCCTGTCCGCCGTAGGCGACGGGGCGGGTTCCGCCCCGGCCACAGGGCTGCCCGAGCCGGGCTCCGCCGTGCCCGCAGCCGCAGGCGCGGGCGCGGGCCTGTTCGCCGTAGGCGACGTGGAGGGCGAGCTTGCTCGCGAATTCGGGGTGGGCGGGCGGGAAACTTCCCCTGGCCCCGCCGAGCCCGAGCCCGAGGCCGACGCCGCCCAGGCCGGGGCGGACACCGCAGAGCCCGCCGCAGGCGACCCGGCCGAGCCCGCGGCCGACGCCGCCCAGGCCGGGGCGGACACCGCAGAGCCCGCCGCAGGCGACCCGGCAGGCGAAGGGTGGATCGGGGTCGACGCCTGTCTCGAGCTGCTCGCCTCGCCGCTCGGCGGGATGGACGCCGCCGATCTGCGCCGCCTCGGCCGGGCCCTGAGGGACGAGGAGCGCGCCGCAGGCGTCAAGGTGCCCGCCCCCTCCGACGTGCTGCTGGCCCGCGCCCTCGCCGAGCCGGAGCGGCTCACCGCGCACGACCCCGCGTACGCCCGCGGCGCGCAGCGCCTCGGCCTGCTCCTGCGCAAGACCCGCGAGCTCCTGCAAGGCGGCGGCACCGCCGAAGAGGCCCTGTGGACCCTGTGGGACGGCACGCCCTGGCCCCAGCGTCTGGAGCGCGGCGCCCGCCGCGGCGGCGCGGCCGGTCGCAACGCCGACCGGGACCTCGACGCCGTCTGCGCCCTGTTCGACACCGCCGCCCGCGCGGAGGACCGTACCGGCGGCCGCGGCGCGCTCAACTTCCTGGAACAGCTGGAAGCGGAGGACATCGCCGCCGACACCCTGACCACCCGGGCCACCCGCTCCGACGCCGTCCGGCTCATGACCGCGCACCGCTCCAAGGGCCTGGAGTGGTCCCTCGTCGTCGTCGCCGGGGTCCAGGAAGGGCTCTGGCCCGACCTGCGCCGCCGCGGCTCCCTCCTGGAAGCCGACCGCATCGGCCGCGACGGCCTCGCCGAACCCCTCACCCCCGGCGCGCTCCTCGCCGAGGAGCGCAGGCTGTTCTACGTCGCGGCCACCCGCGCCCGAGACCGCCTCGTCGTCACCGCCGTCAAGGCCCCCGCCGACGACGGCGACCAGCCCTCCCGCTTCCTCACCGAACTCGGCGTCCCCCCGCGCGACGTCACCGGCCGCCCCCGCCGTCCCCTCGCCGTCCCGGCGCTCGTCGCCGAGCTGCGCGCCACCACCGTCGACCCGGACGCCTCGCCCGCGCTGCGCGACGCGGCCGCCCGCCGCCTGGCCCGCCTCGCCGCGCTCACCGACGACGAGGACCGCCCGATGGTCCCCGCCGCGCACCCGCAGCGCTGGTGGGGGCTGTACGAGCCCACCCGCAGCAGCGTCCCGCTGCGCGACCGGGACCGGCCCGTCGCCCTGTCCGGCAGCGCCCTGGACCAGCTGGCCAACACCTGCTCCCTCCAGTGGTTCCTGGGCCGCGAGGTCAAGGCCGACACCCCCTCCACCGCCGCCCAGGGCTTCGGCAACGTCGTCCACGTCCTCGCCGACGAGGTCGCCTCCGGCCGCACCCCCGCCGACCTGGCCGTCCTCATGGAACGCCTCGACTCCGTGTGGGACGCCCTCGCCTTCGACGCGCCCTGGAAATCGGCCCAGGAGAAGGAGAACGCCCGCGCCGCCCTCGAACGCTTCCTGCGCTGGCACACCACCGACCGCGGCGGCCGGGAGGCCGTGGCCACGGAGCACGAGTTCGACGTCACCCTCGAAGCGGGCGACGTCGCCGTCCGCATCCGGGGCTCCATGGACCGGGTCGAGGCGGACCCGCAGGGGCGCGCGTACGTCGTCGACTTCAAGACCGGCAAGGCCTCGCCGACGAAGGACGAGGTCGCCCGCCACCCCCAGCTCGCCGTCTACCAGCTCGCGGTGCGCGAAGGCGCCGTCGACGAGGTCTTCGACGGTGTGCGCCCGGCGCCGGGCGGCGCCGAGCTCGTCCAGCTCCGCCAGGGCGCGCCCAAGAAGGAGGGCGGTGAGGAGGTCCCCAGGATCCAGGCCCAGCAGCCGCTGGACGGGCAGTGGGTCGGGGACCTGCTCGCCACCGCCGCGGGCCGCGTCCTGGACGAGCGCTTCGCGCCCGCCGCGGGCCGGCACTGCGACCACTGCTCCTTCCGCAGCTCGTGCAGCGCCCGCCCGGAGGGCCGCCAGACCGTGGAATGA
- a CDS encoding dipeptidase, translating to MSDTQPDSAVRTYIDTHRAAFLDDLAEWLRIPSVSAQPEHTGDVRRSAEWLAAKLKETGFPVAEIWETPGAPAVFAHWPSADPDAPTILVYGHHDVQPAALADGWHTDPFEPVVKDGRMYARGAADDKGQVFFHTLGVRAHLAATGADAPAVNLKLIVEGEEESGSPNFRDLVEARARELAADVVIVSDTGMWSETTPTVCTGMRGVADCEIDFHGPDQDIHSGAFGGAVPNPATVAARLVAALHDEDGRVTLPGFYDNIAELTDAERALIAELPFDESEWLRTAKSHAASGEAGYSTLERVWARPTAEVNGIGGGYQGPGGKTIVPASAHLKLSFRLVSGQDPYEVEAVVKDWVAARVPAGIRHSITFGAPTRPCLTPLDHPALQSVVRAMGRAFGEKVRFTREGGSGPAADLQDVLDAPVLFLGISVPSDGWHSPNEKVELDLLLKGVETTAYLWGDLAAHR from the coding sequence ATGAGCGACACCCAGCCGGACAGCGCTGTCCGCACGTACATCGACACCCACCGCGCGGCCTTCCTCGACGACCTCGCCGAGTGGCTCCGCATCCCCTCCGTCTCGGCCCAGCCCGAGCACACGGGCGACGTACGCCGCAGCGCCGAATGGCTCGCCGCGAAGCTCAAGGAGACCGGCTTCCCGGTCGCCGAGATCTGGGAGACCCCGGGCGCGCCCGCCGTCTTCGCGCACTGGCCGAGCGCGGACCCGGACGCCCCCACCATCCTCGTCTACGGGCACCACGACGTGCAGCCCGCCGCCCTCGCCGACGGCTGGCACACCGACCCGTTCGAGCCGGTCGTCAAGGACGGCCGGATGTACGCGCGCGGCGCCGCCGACGACAAGGGCCAGGTGTTCTTCCACACCCTCGGGGTCCGTGCCCACCTGGCCGCCACCGGCGCCGACGCCCCCGCCGTCAACCTCAAGCTGATCGTCGAGGGCGAGGAGGAGTCCGGTTCCCCGAACTTCCGCGACCTCGTCGAGGCCCGCGCCCGCGAGCTCGCCGCCGACGTCGTGATCGTCTCCGACACCGGCATGTGGTCCGAGACCACCCCCACCGTCTGCACCGGCATGCGCGGGGTCGCCGACTGCGAGATCGACTTCCACGGACCCGACCAGGACATCCACTCCGGCGCGTTCGGCGGGGCCGTGCCCAATCCGGCCACCGTCGCCGCCCGCCTGGTCGCGGCCCTGCACGACGAGGACGGGCGGGTCACCCTCCCCGGCTTCTACGACAACATCGCCGAGCTCACCGACGCGGAGCGCGCCCTCATCGCCGAACTCCCCTTCGACGAGTCCGAGTGGCTCCGTACGGCCAAGTCCCACGCGGCCTCCGGCGAGGCCGGCTACTCCACCCTGGAGCGCGTCTGGGCCCGCCCGACGGCCGAGGTCAACGGCATCGGCGGCGGCTACCAGGGGCCCGGCGGCAAGACCATCGTGCCCGCCTCCGCCCACCTGAAGCTGTCGTTCCGCCTGGTGTCCGGGCAGGACCCGTACGAGGTCGAGGCCGTCGTCAAGGACTGGGTCGCGGCCCGGGTCCCGGCCGGAATCCGGCACAGCATCACCTTCGGCGCGCCCACCCGCCCCTGCCTGACCCCGCTGGACCACCCGGCCCTGCAGTCCGTCGTACGGGCCATGGGCCGCGCCTTCGGCGAGAAGGTCCGCTTCACCCGCGAGGGCGGCTCGGGACCCGCGGCCGACCTCCAGGACGTCCTCGACGCCCCCGTCCTCTTCCTCGGCATCTCCGTCCCGTCCGACGGCTGGCACTCGCCGAACGAGAAGGTCGAGCTGGACCTCCTCCTCAAGGGCGTCGAGACGACCGCCTACCTCTGGGGCGACCTGGCCGCCCACCGCTGA